In Aquificaceae bacterium, a single window of DNA contains:
- a CDS encoding riboflavin synthase has translation MFTGLVERVGRVEALRGGRLVLDAGFEDVVVGESIAVNGVCLTVVKIDRNILEFDLSEETLSRSNLRFLKRGDYVNLERALKLSDRLGGHILQGHVDFTSPIVKLQKTGEHWSLVVEIKPGYEMYFVEKGSVGIDGISLTINKVERRFIYINVIPHTYQNTNLRFRKVGDMVNVEVDIVGKYVVNYLQRLKGGNLQNLLDNLL, from the coding sequence GAGGCTCTAAGGGGGGGAAGGCTTGTTTTAGATGCAGGCTTTGAGGATGTGGTGGTTGGAGAGAGTATAGCGGTTAACGGCGTATGCCTTACGGTGGTAAAGATTGACCGCAATATTTTGGAGTTTGACCTATCTGAAGAAACACTGAGCAGGAGCAACCTGAGGTTTTTAAAAAGAGGAGATTATGTAAACTTGGAGAGGGCTCTTAAACTATCTGACAGGCTCGGTGGACATATCCTGCAGGGACATGTGGACTTTACATCTCCCATAGTTAAACTGCAAAAAACTGGAGAACACTGGTCTTTAGTTGTTGAAATAAAACCCGGTTATGAAATGTATTTCGTAGAAAAGGGCTCTGTAGGTATAGACGGCATAAGTCTTACAATAAACAAAGTTGAGAGACGGTTTATATACATAAATGTGATACCGCATACCTATCAAAATACCAACCTAAGGTTTAGAAAAGTAGGAGATATGGTAAACGTGGAGGTAGACATAGTAGGCAAGTATGTGGTAAACTACCTTCAAAGGCTAAAGGGTGGTAATTTGCAAAACCTATTGGATAACCTACTATAA
- a CDS encoding HDOD domain-containing protein: MSVVCKQAIYNREGKIAFYEVFLQDRSTGAYPKDFDPLKATSIAIDVLTEIGPQRVGNGKLVFVNVPAIFLEASMFDLLSPQYVGIELVENKRLSNTLFEAIDILIKRGFKFCIDDFGFEKIDYLPLLNKCHFVKIDIKNNPYKEEELREVISILKSLKKGIIVKNIETKQDYEKAYKLGFEYFQGIYLSRPALVKDPRTISFLKSTILRIYDAIKSKDIKKVIETIEKDVGVTYKLLKLANSVYSQRARKFSSVEDAVLHFGLENIAKFTIVLALSDMFVEDKEKELWKKAIFRASLAEKIAELNAKEMKDKAYLMGLFSLSGEILGQKPEDIARALLLDREIVEAYENRLSPLGFILSLIDLLEDNKDEKTIDKVAKILGTLPENIRKMLEGAQIEAEKFVS, translated from the coding sequence ATGAGCGTAGTATGTAAACAAGCAATATACAACAGAGAGGGAAAGATAGCCTTTTACGAAGTTTTTCTTCAAGATAGAAGCACTGGTGCATACCCAAAGGACTTTGACCCACTCAAGGCTACAAGTATAGCTATAGACGTGCTCACTGAAATAGGACCTCAAAGGGTGGGAAATGGTAAGTTAGTTTTTGTAAACGTGCCAGCCATATTTCTTGAGGCTTCCATGTTTGACTTGCTATCACCTCAGTATGTTGGAATAGAACTCGTTGAAAACAAAAGACTTAGCAACACACTCTTTGAAGCTATTGACATTCTTATAAAGCGGGGCTTTAAATTCTGCATAGACGATTTTGGCTTTGAAAAAATAGACTACTTGCCACTTCTCAATAAATGTCACTTTGTTAAAATAGATATAAAAAACAATCCTTACAAAGAGGAAGAATTGAGAGAAGTGATAAGTATATTGAAAAGTTTGAAAAAAGGCATAATAGTTAAGAACATAGAAACTAAACAGGATTACGAAAAAGCTTATAAACTTGGGTTCGAATATTTTCAGGGAATTTATCTCTCAAGACCTGCATTGGTTAAGGATCCGAGGACTATATCCTTTCTTAAGTCTACTATACTACGCATATACGACGCTATAAAATCCAAAGATATTAAGAAGGTTATTGAGACGATAGAGAAGGATGTAGGTGTAACATACAAACTTCTAAAGCTTGCAAACTCGGTCTATTCCCAGAGAGCAAGGAAGTTTAGTAGTGTGGAAGATGCGGTTTTGCACTTTGGACTTGAAAATATTGCCAAGTTTACCATAGTGCTCGCTCTTTCCGATATGTTTGTAGAGGATAAGGAGAAAGAGCTCTGGAAAAAAGCCATTTTTAGAGCGAGCCTTGCTGAGAAAATTGCGGAACTAAACGCAAAAGAAATGAAGGATAAGGCTTACTTGATGGGTCTGTTTTCTCTCTCGGGGGAAATCTTAGGGCAAAAGCCAGAAGATATAGCAAGAGCTTTACTCCTTGACAGAGAAATAGTTGAAGCCTACGAAAACAGATTGAGCCCTCTTGGGTTTATTCTTTCTCTAATAGATCTTTTGGAAGATAACAAGGATGAAAAAACCATAGATAAGGTAGCAAAGATTTTGGGAACTTTACCAGAGAATATTAGGAAAATGTTAGAAGGAGCGCAGATTGAAGCCGAAAAGTTCGTTTCTTAG
- a CDS encoding cytochrome c biogenesis protein — protein sequence MREITFEGERTKSRSFLLWLSIVLLGGLLGTIKLDNTFWYKSATLAYALSSIVYVSTFFLRDRLVQNIATLTLSLGLILNLAGMVRRTIQTYELGVPHPPWSNLFEALTFWSFVVGFIYLFIERKYGIRLLGAIVVPVVFGLSAFAIFYASKEIVPLMPALRSYWLYFHVVTAFIGYAGFTVGFGGAVLYLLKDRFSNLPLPSKDLLDEITYKSIVIVFPIWTASIILGAAWANEAWGGYWSWDPKEVWSLIVWLFFGAYLHARQMLGWKGKRTAWMVVFGFITVLICFFAVNLFFPGLHSYATD from the coding sequence ATGAGGGAAATAACCTTTGAAGGAGAAAGGACTAAATCTCGTAGTTTTCTGTTGTGGCTTTCCATAGTGTTACTTGGTGGGCTTCTTGGAACCATCAAGTTAGACAACACCTTTTGGTATAAGTCCGCAACGCTTGCCTATGCTTTGTCCTCCATAGTTTATGTGAGCACTTTCTTTCTACGAGACAGGTTAGTGCAAAATATAGCAACACTTACCCTTTCTCTGGGTCTTATTCTAAACCTCGCAGGCATGGTAAGAAGAACCATTCAAACCTATGAGCTTGGCGTGCCTCATCCACCATGGAGCAACCTCTTTGAAGCCCTTACCTTCTGGAGCTTTGTGGTAGGCTTTATATATCTGTTTATTGAAAGAAAGTATGGTATAAGGCTACTTGGTGCCATTGTAGTTCCCGTAGTTTTTGGTCTGTCCGCTTTTGCCATTTTTTACGCTTCAAAAGAGATAGTTCCTCTTATGCCAGCCTTGAGGAGCTATTGGCTCTACTTTCACGTGGTCACTGCGTTTATAGGATACGCAGGTTTTACAGTAGGCTTTGGAGGTGCTGTTTTATATCTTCTAAAGGATAGGTTTTCAAATCTACCTCTACCATCAAAGGACTTACTTGATGAAATTACCTACAAATCCATAGTTATAGTCTTTCCCATATGGACCGCTTCCATAATATTGGGTGCTGCGTGGGCAAACGAAGCCTGGGGTGGATATTGGAGCTGGGACCCCAAAGAGGTATGGTCGCTTATAGTGTGGCTCTTCTTTGGAGCCTATTTGCATGCACGACAGATGCTGGGCTGGAAAGGAAAAAGAACCGCTTGGATGGTTGTTTTCGGCTTTATAACGGTGCTAATATGCTTCTTTGCGGTAAATCTATTCTTCCCAGGGCTTCACAGCTATGCAACCGACTAA
- the rplI gene encoding 50S ribosomal protein L9 — protein sequence MKVVLIKDLEGYGSFGDVISVKDGFARNYLIPRGLALPATEENLRHVNSILSQRARKLQREKEKAQELAKRLSGLVLEIVRQVGERGKLFGSVTSQDIAQALQEKGFDVDRKKVMLKNPIKEIGIYTITLKLHPEVSVDIKVEVKPA from the coding sequence ATGAAGGTGGTGCTTATAAAGGACCTTGAAGGTTATGGAAGTTTTGGAGATGTTATAAGTGTTAAGGACGGTTTTGCAAGAAACTATCTTATACCCAGAGGCTTAGCTCTTCCTGCTACAGAAGAAAACCTCAGACACGTGAATAGTATCCTCTCACAAAGGGCAAGAAAACTCCAGAGAGAAAAGGAAAAGGCTCAAGAACTTGCAAAGAGGTTAAGTGGTCTCGTGCTGGAAATAGTTAGGCAAGTAGGTGAAAGGGGAAAACTCTTTGGCTCTGTAACTTCTCAGGACATAGCCCAAGCATTACAGGAGAAGGGTTTTGATGTTGACAGGAAAAAGGTTATGCTAAAAAACCCAATAAAAGAAATAGGCATATATACCATTACCCTAAAACTACATCCAGAGGTTAGTGTAGATATAAAAGTGGAAGTCAAACCTGCGTAA
- the rpsR gene encoding 30S ribosomal protein S18 produces the protein MEVIKRTAKKVCYFCEAKKDPSYKEYEELRKFMTERGKIIGRRQTGVCAKHQRMLAREIKRARQLALLPYLVI, from the coding sequence ATGGAAGTAATTAAGAGGACCGCAAAGAAGGTTTGTTATTTTTGTGAAGCTAAAAAGGACCCAAGCTATAAGGAATACGAAGAGCTTAGGAAGTTTATGACAGAAAGGGGTAAGATAATAGGTAGAAGGCAAACAGGTGTTTGTGCAAAACATCAAAGAATGCTTGCAAGAGAGATAAAGAGGGCAAGACAGCTTGCTCTACTACCTTATCTTGTAATATAA
- the ssb gene encoding single-stranded DNA-binding protein: protein MLNRVIIIGRLVRDPILRYLPSGTQVVEFPIAYNRRYMVNDTWREESHFFEVKAYGKFAENLSNRVSKGYTVVIEGRLVQDRWVDRDGRTQSKIRILAESVRIINKPRIEEPVEELPIKEEDIPEEGIEKQPFTSEDDEIPF from the coding sequence TTGCTCAATAGGGTTATAATTATAGGAAGGCTGGTTAGGGACCCAATACTAAGGTATTTACCCTCTGGAACTCAAGTAGTGGAATTTCCTATAGCATACAACAGAAGATACATGGTAAATGACACGTGGAGAGAAGAAAGCCACTTTTTTGAGGTAAAAGCATACGGTAAATTCGCAGAAAACCTTTCAAATAGAGTATCTAAAGGCTATACTGTAGTGATAGAAGGTAGGTTAGTTCAAGATAGATGGGTAGATAGGGACGGAAGGACACAAAGTAAGATAAGGATATTGGCGGAAAGTGTAAGGATAATAAATAAACCGAGAATAGAAGAGCCAGTAGAGGAACTTCCTATCAAAGAGGAAGATATACCAGAGGAAGGCATAGAAAAGCAACCCTTTACTTCAGAAGACGATGAAATACCCTTTTAA
- the rpsF gene encoding 30S ribosomal protein S6 yields the protein MARRYYKTIREYESVVVFKPTLTEDEVQKRLQELKELIQRKGGEVLNITDWGVKQLAYPIQRFNHGRYFIIHVRSQNPQLPNELDFHYKISEDIIRWLNIQVKAKEGEKVAQ from the coding sequence ATGGCAAGAAGGTATTATAAGACCATAAGAGAGTACGAAAGCGTTGTGGTTTTCAAGCCTACTCTCACGGAGGATGAAGTTCAGAAAAGGCTTCAAGAATTAAAGGAACTTATCCAAAGGAAAGGTGGAGAGGTCCTAAACATAACAGATTGGGGTGTAAAACAGCTTGCATACCCAATACAGCGCTTTAACCATGGTAGATATTTCATAATCCACGTAAGGTCTCAAAATCCACAACTCCCTAACGAGCTTGACTTCCACTACAAGATAAGCGAAGATATAATACGTTGGCTAAACATACAGGTAAAGGCTAAAGAAGGAGAGAAGGTTGCTCAATAG
- the rbfA gene encoding 30S ribosome-binding factor RbfA, with protein MDRKKARLEKLLMEEIASLIFKELKDPRLADVVITYVELSQDMRKAKVYFTTLQEGREKEAESALRHASTYIRSQLAKSLKLKRVPELEFLFDRELKRMERIWQKL; from the coding sequence ATGGACAGAAAAAAGGCAAGATTGGAAAAATTGCTTATGGAGGAGATAGCGAGCCTTATATTCAAAGAGCTAAAGGACCCAAGGCTTGCAGATGTGGTGATAACCTATGTGGAGCTTTCACAGGATATGAGAAAAGCAAAGGTTTACTTCACTACCCTTCAGGAAGGTAGGGAAAAGGAAGCGGAATCTGCTCTCAGACATGCAAGCACCTATATAAGGTCTCAACTTGCAAAGAGCCTTAAGCTTAAGAGAGTCCCAGAGCTTGAATTTCTTTTTGATAGAGAACTCAAAAGAATGGAAAGAATATGGCAGAAACTTTGA
- a CDS encoding DEAD/DEAH box helicase translates to MAETLTAYLLKESLYSVNPPSGKLLYFTNRDNEVKSEELLRAVEVDPKIPYPFLNPIQTLFYKLYKGGNALVSSPTSSGKSLIAYLFMKNFEGRVVYVAPTKALVKEKAVEFRTYYGKSVEMRTGDSVLESYKEVRARVVVSTYENLAYAFRNFARWLQEVEAVVIDEVHQISKRWVLEEIITACKKRDLAMLCLSATLPSLEELSEWIDAKLVIKSAWRPVPLHREVLNLTQFKPIRKELEGEDLIAGRLLTALFSLKQRGEQVILFVPKKSLGWKMLELAKEEKIGIMNQTLPFEVEEEREPEIAFHNADIPKEEREQIEKAFREGKLQTLIATQTLAYGVNLPADRVIILAKFFRKQGKLRSIPDSLDILQMEGRAGRLGIREEGYSNLLVYGARDKDLQRELECALEKPFTTAIMEEAEDTALSFFLLLAHMYEGKNYENYLRNTYSFKKVSKERIERIEKFLRIHGYLEGYNLSQKGLFCVKTGIPPLSFEEFLRRKGLNLDPISTIRPLLHMKKFDGLYSFLKSSESFLEDLKIVRGMLLPCGEECFKDNTDQLLFYVEGLTVKYPNIKNPPGEFSYLGTDALHLLRNLMEINRHKFYRFSSIELLQIAHALKYGIKPEYSSIAGIKGIGHIRANIIKEVFKELNLEPPQIGMPVENFLEMVKREDFWELLLEKLAKYRKLNPDRAKEELQRIRKTFQNNRRGYMVDDKIILAYNLFLEGAVALKKTKRELIEAIR, encoded by the coding sequence ATGGCAGAAACTTTGACCGCCTATCTTCTCAAAGAGAGTTTATATAGTGTTAATCCACCTTCTGGAAAGCTACTGTATTTTACAAACCGAGACAATGAGGTAAAGTCCGAAGAACTCTTAAGAGCGGTTGAGGTAGACCCAAAGATACCCTATCCTTTTTTGAACCCTATTCAGACCCTTTTTTATAAGCTCTACAAGGGAGGTAACGCCCTTGTGTCTTCACCCACTTCCTCTGGCAAAAGCCTAATAGCTTATCTCTTTATGAAAAACTTTGAGGGAAGAGTGGTATACGTTGCACCCACAAAGGCATTGGTAAAGGAAAAAGCGGTTGAGTTTAGAACTTACTATGGCAAAAGTGTAGAAATGAGGACTGGTGATAGTGTATTGGAGAGTTATAAAGAGGTTAGGGCAAGGGTAGTTGTAAGCACCTATGAAAACCTCGCTTATGCTTTTAGGAATTTTGCAAGGTGGTTGCAGGAAGTGGAAGCGGTGGTAATAGATGAGGTCCATCAGATTAGTAAAAGGTGGGTGTTAGAAGAGATAATAACCGCATGCAAAAAAAGGGACTTAGCCATGCTGTGCCTTTCTGCAACTCTTCCGAGTTTAGAGGAGTTGTCTGAGTGGATAGATGCAAAACTTGTTATAAAGAGTGCTTGGCGACCTGTTCCATTGCACAGAGAAGTGCTGAACCTTACCCAGTTCAAACCCATAAGAAAAGAGCTGGAAGGTGAGGACCTTATAGCAGGGAGGCTTTTAACCGCTTTGTTTTCACTCAAACAGCGAGGAGAACAAGTTATACTCTTTGTTCCAAAAAAGAGTCTTGGCTGGAAAATGCTTGAATTGGCAAAGGAAGAAAAAATAGGCATAATGAACCAAACACTTCCCTTTGAAGTTGAAGAGGAAAGAGAGCCGGAGATAGCCTTTCATAATGCGGATATACCAAAAGAAGAAAGAGAACAGATAGAGAAGGCTTTTAGAGAGGGAAAACTTCAAACTCTTATAGCCACTCAAACCCTTGCCTATGGTGTAAACCTTCCTGCAGATAGAGTGATTATTCTTGCTAAGTTTTTTAGAAAACAGGGTAAGCTTAGGAGTATACCCGACAGCCTTGACATACTCCAGATGGAAGGAAGGGCAGGAAGACTTGGCATAAGAGAAGAGGGATACTCAAACCTTTTGGTGTATGGTGCAAGAGATAAGGACCTTCAAAGGGAGCTTGAGTGTGCTCTTGAAAAACCTTTTACTACCGCAATAATGGAAGAGGCTGAGGATACTGCCTTGAGCTTTTTCCTTTTGCTTGCTCACATGTATGAGGGTAAAAACTACGAAAACTATCTAAGAAACACTTACTCTTTCAAGAAGGTTAGCAAGGAGAGAATAGAGAGGATTGAAAAGTTTTTAAGAATCCATGGCTATTTGGAAGGGTATAACCTAAGTCAAAAGGGGCTATTTTGTGTAAAAACAGGCATACCACCTCTTAGCTTTGAAGAGTTTCTTAGAAGAAAAGGCTTAAACCTTGACCCAATAAGCACCATAAGACCCCTTTTGCATATGAAAAAGTTTGACGGGCTTTATAGCTTTCTTAAGTCATCAGAAAGCTTTTTAGAAGACTTGAAGATAGTAAGAGGCATGCTTTTGCCTTGCGGAGAGGAATGTTTTAAAGACAACACAGACCAACTTCTTTTCTATGTGGAAGGCTTGACTGTAAAGTATCCTAACATAAAAAACCCACCTGGTGAGTTTTCTTACCTTGGCACAGATGCTTTGCATCTTTTGAGAAACCTTATGGAGATAAACAGGCACAAGTTTTACAGGTTTTCAAGTATTGAATTGCTTCAGATAGCTCACGCTTTGAAGTATGGCATAAAGCCAGAGTATTCAAGTATTGCAGGCATAAAGGGAATAGGTCATATAAGGGCTAATATAATCAAGGAGGTTTTCAAGGAGCTTAACTTGGAACCACCACAGATAGGTATGCCAGTAGAAAACTTCTTGGAGATGGTTAAAAGGGAGGACTTTTGGGAGCTGTTGCTTGAGAAGTTAGCAAAATACAGGAAACTAAACCCAGATAGGGCTAAAGAAGAACTTCAAAGGATAAGGAAGACCTTTCAAAATAACCGTAGAGGCTATATGGTGGACGATAAGATAATACTTGCATACAACCTATTTTTGGAAGGTGCGGTAGCACTTAAAAAGACCAAGCGGGAGTTAATAGAAGCTATAAGATAG
- a CDS encoding DUF4416 family protein: MELAKPIMAILYREEELLEDFLSNLRVERVSQSFYFEGLQRYYGKEMGEGLLKRFLSIKGFMKKEELVDFKLWAMNMERKYALDSKRRLNIDPGYVDESHLVLASSKRRGGRLYLGKGVYGEMEYLFVYGHFRPLYWTYGDYRDKRVKAFFESVREDFLKQLSLARQSKELVVNRFTQDKLYEEIKVW, translated from the coding sequence ATGGAGCTTGCAAAACCTATAATGGCTATACTATACAGGGAAGAAGAATTGTTGGAAGACTTCCTTTCAAACCTTAGAGTGGAGAGAGTTTCTCAGAGCTTTTATTTTGAAGGTTTGCAAAGATATTATGGCAAGGAGATGGGAGAGGGACTCTTAAAGAGATTTCTAAGCATCAAGGGTTTTATGAAAAAAGAGGAGCTTGTGGACTTTAAACTTTGGGCTATGAATATGGAGAGAAAATATGCTTTGGACTCTAAAAGAAGGCTCAACATAGACCCCGGTTATGTGGATGAAAGCCATCTTGTGCTTGCTTCTTCCAAAAGAAGAGGTGGCAGGCTTTATTTAGGAAAGGGAGTCTATGGAGAAATGGAATATCTCTTTGTATATGGTCACTTTAGACCACTGTATTGGACCTATGGAGACTACAGGGACAAAAGGGTTAAAGCCTTCTTTGAAAGCGTAAGGGAAGACTTTCTTAAGCAACTAAGCCTTGCAAGGCAGAGTAAGGAGCTTGTAGTCAATAGGTTCACCCAAGATAAGCTCTATGAGGAAATTAAGGTTTGGTGA